Proteins encoded by one window of Canis lupus dingo isolate Sandy chromosome 10, ASM325472v2, whole genome shotgun sequence:
- the SMARCC2 gene encoding SWI/SNF complex subunit SMARCC2 isoform X11: MDRNVEMFMTIEKSLVQNNCLSRPNIFLCPEIEPKLLGKLKDIIKRHQGTVTEDKNNASHVVYPVPGNLEEEEWVRPVMKRDKQVLLHWGYYPDSYDTWIPASEIEASVEDAPTPEKPRKVHAKWILDTDTFNEWMNEEDYEVNDDKSPVSRRKKISAKTLTDEVNSPDSDRRDKKGGNYKKRKRSPSPSPTPEAKKKNAKKGPSTPYTKSKRGHREEEQEDLTKDMDEPSPVPNVEEVTLPKTVNTKKDSESAPVKGGTMTDLDEQEDESMETTGKDEDENSMGNKGEQTKNPDLHEDNVTEQTHHIIIPSYAAWFDYNSVHAIERRALPEFFNGKNKSKTPEIYLAYRNFMIDTYRLNPQEYLTSTACRRNLAGDVCAIMRVHAFLEQWGLINYQVDAESRPTPMGPPPTSHFHVLADTPSGLVPLQPKTPQGRQVDADTKAGRKGKELDDLVPETAKGKPELQTSASQQMLNFPDKGKEKPADMQNFGLRTDMYTRKNVPSKSKAAASATREWTEQETLLLLEALEMYKDDWNKVSEHVGSRTQDECILHFLRLPIEDPYLEDSEASLGPLAYQPIPFSQSGNPVMSTVAFLASVVDPRVASAAAKSALEEFSKMKEEVPTALVEAHVRKVEEAAKVTGKADPAFGLESSGIAGTTSDEPERIEESGTDEARAEGQATEEKKEPKEPREGGGATEEETKEKTSEVPKKDEERGKQGDSEKESEKSDGDPIVDPDKEKEPKEGQEEVLKDMVESEGERKTKVERDIGEGNLSTAAAAALAAAAVKAKHLAAVEERKIKSLVALLVETQMKKLEIKLRHFEELETIMDREREALEYQRQQLLADRQAFHMEQLKYAEMRARQQHFQQMHQQQQQPPPALPPGSQPVPPTGTAGPPTVHSLAMAPASVAPAPAGSGAPPGSLGPSEQIGQAGSAVGPQQQQPAGAPQPGAVPPGVPPPGPHGPSPFPNQQTPPAMMPGAVPGSGHPGVAGNAPLGLPFGMPPPPPPAPSIIPFGSLADSISINLPPPPNLHGHHHHLPFAPGTLPPPNLPVSMANPLHPNLPATTTMPSSLPLGPGLGSAAAQSPAIVAAVQGNLLPSASPLPDPGTPLPPDPTAPSPGTVTPVPPPQ; this comes from the exons ATGGACCGCAACGTGGAAATGTTCATGACCATTGAGAAGTCCTTGGTGCAG AATAACTGCCTGTCTCGACCTAACATTTTTCTCTGCCCGGAAATTGAACCCAAACTGCTAGGGAAAttaaaggacattatcaagagaCACCAG GGAACAGTCACTGAGGATAAGAACAATGCCTCCCATGTTGTGTATCCTGTCCCAGGGAACCTGGAAGAAG AGGAATGGGTACGACCGGTCATGAAGCGGGATAAGCAGGTTCTTCTGCACTGGGGCTACTACCCTGACAG TTATGACACGTGGATCCCAGCCAGTGAAATTGAAGCATCTGTGGAAGATGCTCCAACTCCTGAGAAACCTAGGAAG GTTCATGCAAAGTGGATTCTGGACACAGACACTttcaatgaatggatgaatgaggaAGACTATGAAGTAAATGATGATAAAAGCCCTGTCTCCCGCCGAAAGAAGATTTCAGCCAAGACTCTGACGGATGAG GTGAACAGCCCAGATTCAGATCGACGGGACAAGAAGGGGGGCAACTATAAAAAGAGGAAGCGCTCCCCCTCTCCTTCACCAACCCCAGAAGCTAAGAAGAAAAATGCCAAGAAAGG tCCCTCAACACCTTACACCAAGTCAAAGCGTGGGCACAGAGAGGAGGAGCAAGAAGACCTGACAAAGGACATGGATGAGCCTTCACCAGTCCCCAATGTAGAGGAGGTGACGTTACCTAAGACAG TCAACACTAAGAAGGATTCAGAGTCTGCCCCGGTCAAAGGAGGCACCATGACTGACCTGG atGAACAGGAGGATGAAAGCATGGAGACCACGGGCAAG GATGAGGATGAAAACAGTATGGGGAATAAGGGGGAGCAGACGAAGAATCCGGACCTGCACGAGGACAACGTGACTGAGCAGACCCACCACATCATCATTCCCAGCTACGCTGCCTGGTTTGACTATAATAG TGTTCATGCCATTGAGCGGAGGGCTCTCCCCGAGTTCTTTAACGGCAAGAACAAGTCCAAGACCCCGGAAAT CTACCTGGCTTATAGAAACTTCATGATTGACACTTACCGGCTGAACCCCCAAGAGTATCTCACCTCCACTGCCTGCCGTAGGAACCTGGCTGGTGATGTCTGTGCCATCATGAG GGTCCATGCTTTCCTAGAGCAGTGGGGTCTCATTAACTACCAGGTGGATGCCGAGAGTCGACCGACCCCGATGGGGCCTCCGCCCACCTctcatttccatgtcttggcaGACACACCATCGGGGCTGGTGCCTCTGCAGCCCAAGACCCCGCAG GGCCGCCAGGTTGATGCTGATACCAAGGCTGGGCGAAAGGGCAAAGAGCTGGATGACCTGGTGCCAGAGACGGCTAAGGGCAAGCCAGAGCTG CAGACCTCTGCTTCCCAGCAAATGCTCAACTTCCCTGACAAAGGCAAAGAGAAGCCAGCAGACATGCAGAACTTCGGGCTGCGCACAGACATGTACACAAGGAAGAACGTCCCCTCCAAG AGCAAAGCTGCAGCCAGTGCCACTAGAGAGTGGACGGAGCAAGAGACCCTGCTACTCCTGGAG GCACTGGAAATGTACAAAGATGACTGGAACAAAGTGTCAGAACACGTGGGAAGCCGCACGCAGGATGAGTGCATCTTGCATTTTCTTCGTCTTCCCATTGAAGACCCGTACCTGGAGGACTCggaggcctccctgggccccctggCCTACCAGCCTATCCCCTTCAGTCAGTCAGGCAACCCTGTTATGAGCACTGTTGCCTTCCTGGCCTCTGTCGTCGATCCTCGAGTCGCCTCTGCTGCTGCGAAGTCGGCCCTAG AAGAGTTCTCCAAGATGAAGGAAGAAGTACCCACAGCCTTGGTAGAGGCCCATGTTCGGAAAGTGGAAGAAGCCGCCAAAGTGACGGGCAAGGCCGACCCAGCCTTCGGTCTGGAGAGCAGTGGGATCGCGGGGACCACCTCCGATGAGCCCGAGCGGATCG AGGAGAGCGGGACTGATGAGGCACGGGCGGAGGGCCAGGCcacagaggagaagaaggagcccAAG GAACCCCGAGAAGGAGGTGGGGCtactgaagaagaaacaaaggagaagACCAGCGAGGTCCCCAAGAAGgatgaagagagagggaaacaaggcGACAGTGAGAAGGAGTCAGAGAAGAGTGATGGGGACCCCATAG TTGACCCCGACAAGGAGAAGGAACcaaaggaagggcaggaggaagtGCTGAAGGACATGGTGGAGtcagagggggagaggaagacgAAGGTGGAGCGGGACATCGGCGAGGGCAACCTCTCtactgccgccgccgccgccctggcCGCCGCCGCAGTGAAGGCCAAG CACCTGGCCGCTGTGGAGGAGAGGAAGATCAAATCGCTGGTGGCCCTGCTGGTGGAGACCCAGATGAAAAAGTTGGAGATCAAACTCCGGCACTTTGAAGAGTTGGAGACGATCATGGACCGGGAGCGAGAGGCA CTGGAGTATCAGAGGCAGCAGCTCCTGGCAGATAGACAAGCCTTCCACATGGAGCAGCTGAAGTATGCCGAGATGAGGGCCCGGCAGCAGCACTTCCAGCAAATGcaccaacagcagcagcagccaccgcCAGCTCTGCCCCCGGGCTCCCAGCCTGTCCCACCCACCGGCACTGCTGGGCCGCCCACGGTTCACAGCCTGGCCATGGCTCCGGCCTCCGTGGCCCCCGCTCCTGCTGGCAGTGGGGCCCCCCCCGGAAGCTTGGGCCCCTCTGAACAGATTGGGCAGGCAGGGTCAGCCGTGGGGCCACAGCAGCAGCAACCAGCTGGAGCCCCCCAGCCTGGGGCAGTCCCACCAGGGGTTCCCCCCCCTGGACCCCATG GCCCCTCACCGTTCCCCAACCAACAAACTCCTCCCGCAATGATGCCAGGGGCAGTGCCAGGCAGCGGGCACCCAGGCGTGGCGGGTAATGCTCCTTTGGGTTTGCCTTTTGGCatgccgcctcctcctcctcctgctccatcCATCATCCCATTTGGTAGTCTAGCCGACTCCATCAGTATTAACCTGCCCCCTCCTCCTAACCTGCATGGGCATCACCACCATCTCCCGTTTGCCCCGGGCACTCTCCCCCCACCTAACCTGCCTGTGTCCATGGCGAACCCTCTACATCCTAACCTGCCGGCGACCACCACCATGCCATCTTCCTTGCCTCTCGGGCCGGGGCTCGGATCCGCCGCAGCCCAGAGCCCTGCCATTGTGGCAGCTGTTCAGGGCAACCTCCTGCCCAGTGCCAGCCCACTGCCAG acccaggtacccctctgcCTCCAGACCCCACGGCCCCGAGCCCAGGCACAGTCACCCCTGTGCCACCTCCACAGTGA
- the SMARCC2 gene encoding SWI/SNF complex subunit SMARCC2 isoform X12 — protein MAVRKKDGGPNVKYYEAADTVTQFDNVRLWLGKNYKKYIQAEPPTNKSLSSLVVQLLQFQEEVFGKHVSNAPLTKLPIKCFLDFKAGGSLCHILAAAYKFKSDQGWRRYDFQNPSRMDRNVEMFMTIEKSLVQNNCLSRPNIFLCPEIEPKLLGKLKDIIKRHQGTVTEDKNNASHVVYPVPGNLEEEEWVRPVMKRDKQVLLHWGYYPDSYDTWIPASEIEASVEDAPTPEKPRKVHAKWILDTDTFNEWMNEEDYEVNDDKSPVSRRKKISAKTLTDEVNSPDSDRRDKKGGNYKKRKRSPSPSPTPEAKKKNAKKGPSTPYTKSKRGHREEEQEDLTKDMDEPSPVPNVEEVTLPKTVNTKKDSESAPVKGGTMTDLDEQEDESMETTGKDEDENSMGNKGEQTKNPDLHEDNVTEQTHHIIIPSYAAWFDYNSVHAIERRALPEFFNGKNKSKTPEIYLAYRNFMIDTYRLNPQEYLTSTACRRNLAGDVCAIMRVHAFLEQWGLINYQVDAESRPTPMGPPPTSHFHVLADTPSGLVPLQPKTPQQTSASQQMLNFPDKGKEKPADMQNFGLRTDMYTRKNVPSKSKAAASATREWTEQETLLLLEALEMYKDDWNKVSEHVGSRTQDECILHFLRLPIEDPYLEDSEASLGPLAYQPIPFSQSGNPVMSTVAFLASVVDPRVASAAAKSALEEFSKMKEEVPTALVEAHVRKVEEAAKVTGKADPAFGLESSGIAGTTSDEPERIEESGTDEARAEGQATEEKKEPKEPREGGGATEEETKEKTSEVPKKDEERGKQGDSEKESEKSDGDPIVDPDKEKEPKEGQEEVLKDMVESEGERKTKVERDIGEGNLSTAAAAALAAAAVKAKHLAAVEERKIKSLVALLVETQMKKLEIKLRHFEELETIMDREREALEYQRQQLLADRQAFHMEQLKYAEMRARQQHFQQMHQQQQQPPPALPPGSQPVPPTGTAGPPTVHSLAMAPASVAPAPAGSGAPPGSLGPSEQIGQAGSAVGPQQQQPAGAPQPGAVPPGVPPPGPHGPSPFPNQQTPPAMMPGAVPGSGHPGVADPGTPLPPDPTAPSPGTVTPVPPPQ, from the exons ATGGCGGTGCGGAAGAAGGACGGCGGCCCCAACGTGAAGTACTACGAGGCCGCGGACACCGTGACCCAGTTCGACAACGTGAGGCTCTGGCTCGGCAAGAACTACAAGAAG taTATACAAGCTGAACCACCTACCAACAAGTCCTTGTCTAGCCTGGTTGTACAGTTGCTACAGTTTCAGGAAGAAGTTTTTGGCAAACATGTCAGCAATGCGCCGCTCACTAAACTGCCG ATCAAATGTTTCCTAGATTTCAAAGCAGGAGGCTCCCTGTGCCACATACTTGCAGCTGCCTACAAATTCAAGAGTGACCAGGGATG GCGGCGTTACGATTTCCAGAATCCATCACGCATGGACCGCAACGTGGAAATGTTCATGACCATTGAGAAGTCCTTGGTGCAG AATAACTGCCTGTCTCGACCTAACATTTTTCTCTGCCCGGAAATTGAACCCAAACTGCTAGGGAAAttaaaggacattatcaagagaCACCAG GGAACAGTCACTGAGGATAAGAACAATGCCTCCCATGTTGTGTATCCTGTCCCAGGGAACCTGGAAGAAG AGGAATGGGTACGACCGGTCATGAAGCGGGATAAGCAGGTTCTTCTGCACTGGGGCTACTACCCTGACAG TTATGACACGTGGATCCCAGCCAGTGAAATTGAAGCATCTGTGGAAGATGCTCCAACTCCTGAGAAACCTAGGAAG GTTCATGCAAAGTGGATTCTGGACACAGACACTttcaatgaatggatgaatgaggaAGACTATGAAGTAAATGATGATAAAAGCCCTGTCTCCCGCCGAAAGAAGATTTCAGCCAAGACTCTGACGGATGAG GTGAACAGCCCAGATTCAGATCGACGGGACAAGAAGGGGGGCAACTATAAAAAGAGGAAGCGCTCCCCCTCTCCTTCACCAACCCCAGAAGCTAAGAAGAAAAATGCCAAGAAAGG tCCCTCAACACCTTACACCAAGTCAAAGCGTGGGCACAGAGAGGAGGAGCAAGAAGACCTGACAAAGGACATGGATGAGCCTTCACCAGTCCCCAATGTAGAGGAGGTGACGTTACCTAAGACAG TCAACACTAAGAAGGATTCAGAGTCTGCCCCGGTCAAAGGAGGCACCATGACTGACCTGG atGAACAGGAGGATGAAAGCATGGAGACCACGGGCAAG GATGAGGATGAAAACAGTATGGGGAATAAGGGGGAGCAGACGAAGAATCCGGACCTGCACGAGGACAACGTGACTGAGCAGACCCACCACATCATCATTCCCAGCTACGCTGCCTGGTTTGACTATAATAG TGTTCATGCCATTGAGCGGAGGGCTCTCCCCGAGTTCTTTAACGGCAAGAACAAGTCCAAGACCCCGGAAAT CTACCTGGCTTATAGAAACTTCATGATTGACACTTACCGGCTGAACCCCCAAGAGTATCTCACCTCCACTGCCTGCCGTAGGAACCTGGCTGGTGATGTCTGTGCCATCATGAG GGTCCATGCTTTCCTAGAGCAGTGGGGTCTCATTAACTACCAGGTGGATGCCGAGAGTCGACCGACCCCGATGGGGCCTCCGCCCACCTctcatttccatgtcttggcaGACACACCATCGGGGCTGGTGCCTCTGCAGCCCAAGACCCCGCAG CAGACCTCTGCTTCCCAGCAAATGCTCAACTTCCCTGACAAAGGCAAAGAGAAGCCAGCAGACATGCAGAACTTCGGGCTGCGCACAGACATGTACACAAGGAAGAACGTCCCCTCCAAG AGCAAAGCTGCAGCCAGTGCCACTAGAGAGTGGACGGAGCAAGAGACCCTGCTACTCCTGGAG GCACTGGAAATGTACAAAGATGACTGGAACAAAGTGTCAGAACACGTGGGAAGCCGCACGCAGGATGAGTGCATCTTGCATTTTCTTCGTCTTCCCATTGAAGACCCGTACCTGGAGGACTCggaggcctccctgggccccctggCCTACCAGCCTATCCCCTTCAGTCAGTCAGGCAACCCTGTTATGAGCACTGTTGCCTTCCTGGCCTCTGTCGTCGATCCTCGAGTCGCCTCTGCTGCTGCGAAGTCGGCCCTAG AAGAGTTCTCCAAGATGAAGGAAGAAGTACCCACAGCCTTGGTAGAGGCCCATGTTCGGAAAGTGGAAGAAGCCGCCAAAGTGACGGGCAAGGCCGACCCAGCCTTCGGTCTGGAGAGCAGTGGGATCGCGGGGACCACCTCCGATGAGCCCGAGCGGATCG AGGAGAGCGGGACTGATGAGGCACGGGCGGAGGGCCAGGCcacagaggagaagaaggagcccAAG GAACCCCGAGAAGGAGGTGGGGCtactgaagaagaaacaaaggagaagACCAGCGAGGTCCCCAAGAAGgatgaagagagagggaaacaaggcGACAGTGAGAAGGAGTCAGAGAAGAGTGATGGGGACCCCATAG TTGACCCCGACAAGGAGAAGGAACcaaaggaagggcaggaggaagtGCTGAAGGACATGGTGGAGtcagagggggagaggaagacgAAGGTGGAGCGGGACATCGGCGAGGGCAACCTCTCtactgccgccgccgccgccctggcCGCCGCCGCAGTGAAGGCCAAG CACCTGGCCGCTGTGGAGGAGAGGAAGATCAAATCGCTGGTGGCCCTGCTGGTGGAGACCCAGATGAAAAAGTTGGAGATCAAACTCCGGCACTTTGAAGAGTTGGAGACGATCATGGACCGGGAGCGAGAGGCA CTGGAGTATCAGAGGCAGCAGCTCCTGGCAGATAGACAAGCCTTCCACATGGAGCAGCTGAAGTATGCCGAGATGAGGGCCCGGCAGCAGCACTTCCAGCAAATGcaccaacagcagcagcagccaccgcCAGCTCTGCCCCCGGGCTCCCAGCCTGTCCCACCCACCGGCACTGCTGGGCCGCCCACGGTTCACAGCCTGGCCATGGCTCCGGCCTCCGTGGCCCCCGCTCCTGCTGGCAGTGGGGCCCCCCCCGGAAGCTTGGGCCCCTCTGAACAGATTGGGCAGGCAGGGTCAGCCGTGGGGCCACAGCAGCAGCAACCAGCTGGAGCCCCCCAGCCTGGGGCAGTCCCACCAGGGGTTCCCCCCCCTGGACCCCATG GCCCCTCACCGTTCCCCAACCAACAAACTCCTCCCGCAATGATGCCAGGGGCAGTGCCAGGCAGCGGGCACCCAGGCGTGGCGG acccaggtacccctctgcCTCCAGACCCCACGGCCCCGAGCCCAGGCACAGTCACCCCTGTGCCACCTCCACAGTGA
- the SMARCC2 gene encoding SWI/SNF complex subunit SMARCC2 isoform X4 produces the protein MAVRKKDGGPNVKYYEAADTVTQFDNVRLWLGKNYKKYIQAEPPTNKSLSSLVVQLLQFQEEVFGKHVSNAPLTKLPIKCFLDFKAGGSLCHILAAAYKFKSDQGWRRYDFQNPSRMDRNVEMFMTIEKSLVQNNCLSRPNIFLCPEIEPKLLGKLKDIIKRHQGTVTEDKNNASHVVYPVPGNLEEEEWVRPVMKRDKQVLLHWGYYPDSYDTWIPASEIEASVEDAPTPEKPRKVHAKWILDTDTFNEWMNEEDYEVNDDKSPVSRRKKISAKTLTDEVNSPDSDRRDKKGGNYKKRKRSPSPSPTPEAKKKNAKKGPSTPYTKSKRGHREEEQEDLTKDMDEPSPVPNVEEVTLPKTDEQEDESMETTGKDEDENSMGNKGEQTKNPDLHEDNVTEQTHHIIIPSYAAWFDYNSVHAIERRALPEFFNGKNKSKTPEIYLAYRNFMIDTYRLNPQEYLTSTACRRNLAGDVCAIMRVHAFLEQWGLINYQVDAESRPTPMGPPPTSHFHVLADTPSGLVPLQPKTPQGRQVDADTKAGRKGKELDDLVPETAKGKPELQTSASQQMLNFPDKGKEKPADMQNFGLRTDMYTRKNVPSKSKAAASATREWTEQETLLLLEALEMYKDDWNKVSEHVGSRTQDECILHFLRLPIEDPYLEDSEASLGPLAYQPIPFSQSGNPVMSTVAFLASVVDPRVASAAAKSALEEFSKMKEEVPTALVEAHVRKVEEAAKVTGKADPAFGLESSGIAGTTSDEPERIEESGTDEARAEGQATEEKKEPKEPREGGGATEEETKEKTSEVPKKDEERGKQGDSEKESEKSDGDPIVDPDKEKEPKEGQEEVLKDMVESEGERKTKVERDIGEGNLSTAAAAALAAAAVKAKHLAAVEERKIKSLVALLVETQMKKLEIKLRHFEELETIMDREREALEYQRQQLLADRQAFHMEQLKYAEMRARQQHFQQMHQQQQQPPPALPPGSQPVPPTGTAGPPTVHSLAMAPASVAPAPAGSGAPPGSLGPSEQIGQAGSAVGPQQQQPAGAPQPGAVPPGVPPPGPHGPSPFPNQQTPPAMMPGAVPGSGHPGVAGNAPLGLPFGMPPPPPPAPSIIPFGSLADSISINLPPPPNLHGHHHHLPFAPGTLPPPNLPVSMANPLHPNLPATTTMPSSLPLGPGLGSAAAQSPAIVAAVQGNLLPSASPLPDPGTPLPPDPTAPSPGTVTPVPPPQ, from the exons ATGGCGGTGCGGAAGAAGGACGGCGGCCCCAACGTGAAGTACTACGAGGCCGCGGACACCGTGACCCAGTTCGACAACGTGAGGCTCTGGCTCGGCAAGAACTACAAGAAG taTATACAAGCTGAACCACCTACCAACAAGTCCTTGTCTAGCCTGGTTGTACAGTTGCTACAGTTTCAGGAAGAAGTTTTTGGCAAACATGTCAGCAATGCGCCGCTCACTAAACTGCCG ATCAAATGTTTCCTAGATTTCAAAGCAGGAGGCTCCCTGTGCCACATACTTGCAGCTGCCTACAAATTCAAGAGTGACCAGGGATG GCGGCGTTACGATTTCCAGAATCCATCACGCATGGACCGCAACGTGGAAATGTTCATGACCATTGAGAAGTCCTTGGTGCAG AATAACTGCCTGTCTCGACCTAACATTTTTCTCTGCCCGGAAATTGAACCCAAACTGCTAGGGAAAttaaaggacattatcaagagaCACCAG GGAACAGTCACTGAGGATAAGAACAATGCCTCCCATGTTGTGTATCCTGTCCCAGGGAACCTGGAAGAAG AGGAATGGGTACGACCGGTCATGAAGCGGGATAAGCAGGTTCTTCTGCACTGGGGCTACTACCCTGACAG TTATGACACGTGGATCCCAGCCAGTGAAATTGAAGCATCTGTGGAAGATGCTCCAACTCCTGAGAAACCTAGGAAG GTTCATGCAAAGTGGATTCTGGACACAGACACTttcaatgaatggatgaatgaggaAGACTATGAAGTAAATGATGATAAAAGCCCTGTCTCCCGCCGAAAGAAGATTTCAGCCAAGACTCTGACGGATGAG GTGAACAGCCCAGATTCAGATCGACGGGACAAGAAGGGGGGCAACTATAAAAAGAGGAAGCGCTCCCCCTCTCCTTCACCAACCCCAGAAGCTAAGAAGAAAAATGCCAAGAAAGG tCCCTCAACACCTTACACCAAGTCAAAGCGTGGGCACAGAGAGGAGGAGCAAGAAGACCTGACAAAGGACATGGATGAGCCTTCACCAGTCCCCAATGTAGAGGAGGTGACGTTACCTAAGACAG atGAACAGGAGGATGAAAGCATGGAGACCACGGGCAAG GATGAGGATGAAAACAGTATGGGGAATAAGGGGGAGCAGACGAAGAATCCGGACCTGCACGAGGACAACGTGACTGAGCAGACCCACCACATCATCATTCCCAGCTACGCTGCCTGGTTTGACTATAATAG TGTTCATGCCATTGAGCGGAGGGCTCTCCCCGAGTTCTTTAACGGCAAGAACAAGTCCAAGACCCCGGAAAT CTACCTGGCTTATAGAAACTTCATGATTGACACTTACCGGCTGAACCCCCAAGAGTATCTCACCTCCACTGCCTGCCGTAGGAACCTGGCTGGTGATGTCTGTGCCATCATGAG GGTCCATGCTTTCCTAGAGCAGTGGGGTCTCATTAACTACCAGGTGGATGCCGAGAGTCGACCGACCCCGATGGGGCCTCCGCCCACCTctcatttccatgtcttggcaGACACACCATCGGGGCTGGTGCCTCTGCAGCCCAAGACCCCGCAG GGCCGCCAGGTTGATGCTGATACCAAGGCTGGGCGAAAGGGCAAAGAGCTGGATGACCTGGTGCCAGAGACGGCTAAGGGCAAGCCAGAGCTG CAGACCTCTGCTTCCCAGCAAATGCTCAACTTCCCTGACAAAGGCAAAGAGAAGCCAGCAGACATGCAGAACTTCGGGCTGCGCACAGACATGTACACAAGGAAGAACGTCCCCTCCAAG AGCAAAGCTGCAGCCAGTGCCACTAGAGAGTGGACGGAGCAAGAGACCCTGCTACTCCTGGAG GCACTGGAAATGTACAAAGATGACTGGAACAAAGTGTCAGAACACGTGGGAAGCCGCACGCAGGATGAGTGCATCTTGCATTTTCTTCGTCTTCCCATTGAAGACCCGTACCTGGAGGACTCggaggcctccctgggccccctggCCTACCAGCCTATCCCCTTCAGTCAGTCAGGCAACCCTGTTATGAGCACTGTTGCCTTCCTGGCCTCTGTCGTCGATCCTCGAGTCGCCTCTGCTGCTGCGAAGTCGGCCCTAG AAGAGTTCTCCAAGATGAAGGAAGAAGTACCCACAGCCTTGGTAGAGGCCCATGTTCGGAAAGTGGAAGAAGCCGCCAAAGTGACGGGCAAGGCCGACCCAGCCTTCGGTCTGGAGAGCAGTGGGATCGCGGGGACCACCTCCGATGAGCCCGAGCGGATCG AGGAGAGCGGGACTGATGAGGCACGGGCGGAGGGCCAGGCcacagaggagaagaaggagcccAAG GAACCCCGAGAAGGAGGTGGGGCtactgaagaagaaacaaaggagaagACCAGCGAGGTCCCCAAGAAGgatgaagagagagggaaacaaggcGACAGTGAGAAGGAGTCAGAGAAGAGTGATGGGGACCCCATAG TTGACCCCGACAAGGAGAAGGAACcaaaggaagggcaggaggaagtGCTGAAGGACATGGTGGAGtcagagggggagaggaagacgAAGGTGGAGCGGGACATCGGCGAGGGCAACCTCTCtactgccgccgccgccgccctggcCGCCGCCGCAGTGAAGGCCAAG CACCTGGCCGCTGTGGAGGAGAGGAAGATCAAATCGCTGGTGGCCCTGCTGGTGGAGACCCAGATGAAAAAGTTGGAGATCAAACTCCGGCACTTTGAAGAGTTGGAGACGATCATGGACCGGGAGCGAGAGGCA CTGGAGTATCAGAGGCAGCAGCTCCTGGCAGATAGACAAGCCTTCCACATGGAGCAGCTGAAGTATGCCGAGATGAGGGCCCGGCAGCAGCACTTCCAGCAAATGcaccaacagcagcagcagccaccgcCAGCTCTGCCCCCGGGCTCCCAGCCTGTCCCACCCACCGGCACTGCTGGGCCGCCCACGGTTCACAGCCTGGCCATGGCTCCGGCCTCCGTGGCCCCCGCTCCTGCTGGCAGTGGGGCCCCCCCCGGAAGCTTGGGCCCCTCTGAACAGATTGGGCAGGCAGGGTCAGCCGTGGGGCCACAGCAGCAGCAACCAGCTGGAGCCCCCCAGCCTGGGGCAGTCCCACCAGGGGTTCCCCCCCCTGGACCCCATG GCCCCTCACCGTTCCCCAACCAACAAACTCCTCCCGCAATGATGCCAGGGGCAGTGCCAGGCAGCGGGCACCCAGGCGTGGCGGGTAATGCTCCTTTGGGTTTGCCTTTTGGCatgccgcctcctcctcctcctgctccatcCATCATCCCATTTGGTAGTCTAGCCGACTCCATCAGTATTAACCTGCCCCCTCCTCCTAACCTGCATGGGCATCACCACCATCTCCCGTTTGCCCCGGGCACTCTCCCCCCACCTAACCTGCCTGTGTCCATGGCGAACCCTCTACATCCTAACCTGCCGGCGACCACCACCATGCCATCTTCCTTGCCTCTCGGGCCGGGGCTCGGATCCGCCGCAGCCCAGAGCCCTGCCATTGTGGCAGCTGTTCAGGGCAACCTCCTGCCCAGTGCCAGCCCACTGCCAG acccaggtacccctctgcCTCCAGACCCCACGGCCCCGAGCCCAGGCACAGTCACCCCTGTGCCACCTCCACAGTGA